The Lysobacter gummosus genome includes a region encoding these proteins:
- a CDS encoding DUF4124 domain-containing protein, with amino-acid sequence MNSTRARRSRLAPAALAGLLSAGTLLGGASAGEAQAADVLIYRCTDDRGQLSLRDTPCGNGQRQQTLTMTRPVDPPPRVVEASATPSPRPAASSRPQVLMMRTPQAMYDCVRPDGSSYTSSNGDGNPRMMPIVDLGYGVPVYSTGTSLGSRIGAREPRLGDPSARIAVSGRHGNVQYAATARSGGYYSGGYDYGYGVYYGSQLVRDECRQLPQQEVCSRLRDRRYDGDRRYNSALQSERAQITLDQRVIDAQLNADCGAY; translated from the coding sequence GCCCGTCGCTCCCGTCTCGCACCGGCCGCCCTGGCCGGGCTGCTGTCGGCCGGCACGCTGCTCGGCGGCGCGAGCGCCGGCGAAGCGCAAGCGGCCGACGTGTTGATTTACCGCTGCACCGACGATCGCGGCCAGCTGAGCCTGCGCGACACGCCCTGCGGCAACGGCCAGCGCCAGCAGACCCTGACCATGACCCGCCCGGTCGATCCACCGCCGCGCGTCGTCGAAGCCTCGGCCACGCCCTCGCCCCGCCCCGCGGCCAGTTCCCGTCCGCAGGTGCTGATGATGCGCACACCGCAGGCGATGTACGACTGCGTGCGGCCGGACGGCAGCAGCTACACCAGCAGCAACGGCGACGGCAATCCGCGGATGATGCCGATCGTCGATCTGGGCTACGGCGTGCCGGTCTACAGCACCGGCACTTCGCTGGGCAGCCGCATCGGCGCGCGCGAGCCGCGCCTGGGCGATCCGAGCGCGCGCATCGCCGTGTCCGGCCGCCACGGCAACGTCCAGTACGCCGCCACCGCGCGTTCGGGCGGCTATTATTCCGGCGGTTACGATTACGGCTACGGCGTCTACTACGGCAGCCAGCTGGTGCGCGACGAATGCCGGCAGCTGCCGCAGCAGGAAGTGTGCTCGCGCCTGCGCGACCGCCGCTATGACGGCGACCGCCGTTACAACAGCGCGCTGCAAAGCGAGCGCGCTCAGATCACCCTGGACCAGCGCGTCATCGACGCGCAATTGAACGCCGATTGCGGAGCTTACTGA